In Pseudomonas sp. MM213, a genomic segment contains:
- a CDS encoding AhpA/YtjB family protein: protein MNRPTPVKTDNFFLLIFRALRHRRVPIALRIASHNVILVALALVIYACVMGLQFKQAMHEQADALGESLTTQTATSATELLVSNDILSLNVLLNNLTKNKLVAHAAIYSVDNRILAEAGQRPKHGLLGEAEGMYQSKITFQDVTAGQLRISLDMDQFQQPMTISLQSMGILSAILLALSLALSLRLGRHISTPLLQLRVWLRNIDEYTPATDRQDEIGDLARQLHANFAPEPAEPEPAPEPEFDDVDYDDDAEPSFEVRNLRDPSFDETKPVASLKPAPRHIVSTVEDEDDDDAFADLRDESTVAKPVARAPVSNVPQHSAVLAVQLGAQDQLRRLPRARLEELLKRYRDCLDQAASLYEGELHSLNDGSTLMVFHTEDSGDDYLTNAICCGELLRALGHQLQIEVADSGITLQLQLGVTLGDELFGLSQIDLLLTETAQDALALSQHSRNLLLVERKISDDALIRQRARIRPIASPEGACCVERLMEPYPSMLERQLARMHERRA from the coding sequence GTGAACCGGCCCACGCCAGTTAAAACCGATAACTTCTTTCTGCTGATCTTCCGTGCACTGCGCCACCGCCGTGTACCGATTGCATTGCGCATCGCCAGCCATAACGTGATCCTGGTCGCTCTGGCCCTGGTGATCTACGCCTGCGTGATGGGTTTGCAGTTCAAGCAGGCCATGCACGAGCAGGCAGATGCGCTGGGCGAAAGCCTGACCACGCAGACCGCCACGTCCGCCACGGAGCTGTTGGTGTCCAACGACATCCTCAGCCTCAACGTGCTGCTCAACAACCTGACCAAGAACAAGCTGGTGGCCCACGCCGCCATTTATAGCGTGGACAACCGCATCCTCGCCGAAGCCGGTCAGCGTCCCAAGCACGGCCTGCTGGGCGAAGCCGAGGGCATGTACCAGAGCAAGATCACCTTCCAGGACGTGACCGCCGGGCAACTGCGCATCAGCCTGGACATGGATCAATTCCAGCAGCCGATGACCATCAGCCTGCAAAGCATGGGCATCTTGAGTGCAATTCTGTTGGCACTGTCCCTGGCCTTGAGCCTGCGCCTGGGTCGGCACATCTCCACGCCGCTGCTGCAATTGCGCGTGTGGCTGCGCAACATCGACGAATACACCCCGGCCACCGACCGCCAGGATGAAATCGGCGACCTGGCTCGCCAGCTGCACGCCAACTTCGCGCCGGAACCGGCCGAGCCTGAACCCGCACCGGAACCTGAGTTCGACGACGTCGATTACGACGATGACGCCGAGCCGTCCTTCGAAGTGCGCAACCTGCGCGACCCGAGTTTCGACGAGACCAAGCCTGTCGCCAGCCTCAAACCTGCGCCACGGCACATCGTCAGCACCGTCGAAGACGAAGATGACGACGATGCGTTCGCCGATTTGCGTGACGAATCGACAGTCGCGAAACCAGTAGCCAGAGCGCCGGTATCGAACGTGCCGCAACACAGCGCAGTGCTGGCCGTGCAACTGGGCGCCCAGGATCAATTGCGCCGCCTGCCACGGGCGCGCCTGGAAGAACTGCTCAAACGTTATCGCGATTGCCTCGATCAGGCAGCCTCGCTCTATGAGGGCGAACTGCACAGCCTGAACGATGGCAGCACGCTGATGGTGTTCCACACCGAGGACAGCGGCGACGACTACCTGACCAACGCCATCTGCTGCGGCGAGTTGCTGCGAGCCCTGGGCCATCAGTTGCAGATCGAAGTCGCCGACAGCGGCATCACCCTGCAATTGCAGCTGGGCGTGACCTTGGGTGATGAGCTGTTCGGTCTGAGCCAGATCGACCTGTTGCTGACCGAAACCGCCCAGGACGCCCTGGCCCTGTCGCAACACAGCCGCAATCTGCTGCTGGTGGAGCGCAAGATCAGTGACGACGCGCTGATTCGCCAGCGCGCGCGGATCCGCCCGATTGCCAGCCCTGAGGGTGCGTGCTGCGTGGAGCGGTTGATGGAGCCTTATCCGTCGATGCTGGAGCGGCAGTTGGCGCGGATGCATGAGCGTCGGGCGTAA